Proteins found in one Carassius auratus strain Wakin chromosome 42, ASM336829v1, whole genome shotgun sequence genomic segment:
- the LOC113060922 gene encoding egl nine homolog 3-like isoform X1: MVFTYSDSPLSSDMKCALGTSASLDSMAESQGNQAAEQTSEEQTIRNDPQRRPDETSGCMELPRELRKPRSNRAKSKEHKRLNTHKLVLQYIVPCMNTYGLCIADHFLGDRIGERVVQEVKRIHQSGNMQDGQLVSQKLNKSKSIRGDKIAWVDGTESGCQNIGYLLTRMDKIITCADGKLDKFKIRGRHKAMVACYPGNGAGYVKHVDNPNADGRCVTCIYYLNKNWNAKEHGGLLRIFPEGKPYVADIEPLFDRLLIFWSDRRNPHEVQPSYATRYAITVWYFDSEERAEAKRKFRDLPANSQEGSSS; this comes from the exons ATGGTGTTCACGTACTCAGACTCTCCCCTTTCATCTGATATGAAGTGCGCGCTCGGCACTTCTGCTTCACTCGACTCGATGGCAGAATCTCAAGGAAATCAGGCTGCAGAACAGACCTCTGAAGAACAAACCATCAGAAATGATCCACAAAGGCGTCCAGATGAAACAAGTGGATGCATGGAGCTGCCCAGAGAGCTCAGGAAGCCCCGCAGTAACCGGGCAAAATCTAAAGAACACAAAcgactaaacacacacaaactagtCTTGCAATACATCGTCCCGTGCATGAACACCTACGGTTTGTGTATAGCTGATCATTTTCTAGGGGACAGAATCGGAGAGCGCGTTGTGCAGGAGGTGAAGCGCATTCATCAGAGTGGTAACATGCAGGATGGACAGTTAGTGAgccaaaaactaaacaaaagcaaatctATTCGAGGGGACAAGATTGCATGGGTCGATGGCACCGAAAGCGGATGCCAAAACATTGGCTATTTGCTGACCCGAATGGACAAGATCATCACTTGCGCAGACGGCAAACTGGACAAGTTCAAAATCAGAGGAAGACATAAG gCGATGGTGGCGTGTTATCCAGGAAATGGAGCAGGATATGTGAAACATGTAGATAACCCTAATGCAGACGGCCGCTGCGTCACCTGTATTTACTATCTGAATAAAAACTGGAATGCGAAG GAGCATGGCGGATTGCTAAGGATCTTTCCTGAAGGAAAACCTTACGTAGCCGACATCGAGCCTTTATTTGATCGACTTTTGATTTTCTGGTCAGATCGTAGAAACCCTCATGAAGTTCAGCCGTCGTATGCTACAAG GTATGCAATCACTGTGTGGTACTTTGATTCAGAGGAAAGAGCTGAAGCAAAACGAAAATTCAGAGATCTGCCAG CTAACTCACAGGAAGGTTCATCATCTTAA
- the LOC113060922 gene encoding egl nine homolog 3-like isoform X2 gives MQRAQDRMPFLQHALDSQLESLALEQVAPALLDQGFFYVDHFLGDIAGHMVLGQVKRMHSCGLLNDGQLARRSNGVCRRSIRGDKITWVNGTESGTEAVNFLLTLIDKLISLCMGRLGKSIRARSKAMVACYPGNGAGYVKHVDNPNADGRCVTCIYYLNKNWNAKEHGGLLRIFPEGKPYVADIEPLFDRLLIFWSDRRNPHEVQPSYATRYAITVWYFDSEERAEAKRKFRDLPANSQEGSSS, from the exons ATGCAACGAGCTCAAGACAGAATGCCATTTCTTCAGCACGCGCTGGACTCGCAGTTGGAGAGTTTGGCTTTAGAGCAAGTGGCCCCGGCTCTGTTGGACCAAGGCTTCTTTTATGTGGATCATTTTCTGGGGGACATCGCGGGGCATATGGTTCTGGGTCAGGTCAAACGCATGCATTCCTGTGGGCTTCTCAACGACGGCCAGCTGGCCAGAAGAAGCAATGGAGTTTGCAGAAGAAGCATCAGAGGAGATAAAATAACATGGGTTAACGGGACCGAGAGCGGCACGGAGGCTGTCAACTTCTTATTAACACTCATAGACAAACTTATTTCTCTGTGTATGGGTCGACTGGGCAAAAGTATTCGCGCGAGGTCAAAG gCGATGGTGGCGTGTTATCCAGGAAATGGAGCAGGATATGTGAAACATGTAGATAACCCTAATGCAGACGGCCGCTGCGTCACCTGTATTTACTATCTGAATAAAAACTGGAATGCGAAG GAGCATGGCGGATTGCTAAGGATCTTTCCTGAAGGAAAACCTTACGTAGCCGACATCGAGCCTTTATTTGATCGACTTTTGATTTTCTGGTCAGATCGTAGAAACCCTCATGAAGTTCAGCCGTCGTATGCTACAAG GTATGCAATCACTGTGTGGTACTTTGATTCAGAGGAAAGAGCTGAAGCAAAACGAAAATTCAGAGATCTGCCAG CTAACTCACAGGAAGGTTCATCATCTTAA